In the genome of Tetrapisispora phaffii CBS 4417 chromosome 14, complete genome, one region contains:
- the NUD1 gene encoding Nud1p (similar to Saccharomyces cerevisiae NUD1 (YOR373W); ancestral locus Anc_7.7), whose protein sequence is MSIDQSITNSTSFDSTSSKGLVDELSNFHISSPFHDDDNQRDQKKERKQFKEYKQNKDFSDSKFITHIDDDDDEYISGSDEDEENATKTTIKNHDDDYLHKLQDWSNLSVNFLPESPNDVKERNYDYSYGDGTVNRKQTVNEDQDQENINPPQWKQHMLLNNNFTPNQNNKIKNSKNLFKNPQSDLIISSSLSDISGIPTNTFKNHSGNKVYSKKTSNNQHSGTVLGGEFLDKENVDHTLNSEQDPIEDANFVFENMMKRENKMHQIPNLALNKQMEDRSSLNSNEISEYSKTEDEDGDGILNDSDPRISAHNVFNDLLKSEKARLGTIDDLNIRRRISITNNNHIPSNKNKINNANGYKNNQLTAYPTNVIEENEEEDSSYLGEEPLPMGNDSRVNFNNNRKEQGNKKSQIPLIQPEDIGYVFNHRTGAWEQPQENFAQDYSNSRTVENITLTSTNSGLIDDDNNNDISKNGKLNTLAFSNKNKTSSIQSEIADHKNQSILTEADDTSIDTPKLNPLFVVKDFITEDSRSSSGFKNDKNRISTNHKRELSNRFSRLPIQESSHIFSKGNTTVGNVTGISQISETSFHQTRSDLVSTITNVMAPIRKENNHNNKIDWNDISKIDLSNLGISSVYGMDSFLPNLIELNLSNNNINSLNGLPKSIVRLNLSNNEITNGFFELSHLPNVEELYLANNKITSLLNSFKKNCHLRKIDLSKNEITSIDEFNSISKITDINLSKNNIKGEINFQKFNIEENELNYKVKNCWSCIEELNFEANDIIKIKNLKNLKKLRVLILDNNCNLESIENNNEKQHEMGNLRYLSIQNISKKFKFNSTDAKFFLPFIRLRVLKIDSVVMTKFLETIKKQQNIENAYSRYFSNTLEILVITKNEQTTAPTPTLVNELFQYLPNTLRELSLVNFNEELMNLPINFSSSFPIVQTLNLRNNGINSLYKLISRLPLPSLIQLNLQDNPIIRNCNDSELKQIKSILFDICPNLKDLEV, encoded by the coding sequence ATGTCTATTGATCAATCCATTACCAACTCAACTTCGTTTGATAGTACATCATCTAAGGGTTTGGTGGACGAATTATCCAATTTTCATATCTCTTCTCCATTTCACGATGATGACAATCAGCGGGatcaaaagaaagaacGAAAGCAATTCAAAGAAtacaaacaaaataaagACTTTTCTGATTCAAAATTCATAACACATATAgatgacgatgatgacGAGTATATCAGCGGTTCTGATGaggatgaagaaaatgcgacaaaaacaacaattaaaaatcatGATGACGATTACTTGCACAAATTACAGGATTGGTCAAATTTAAGTGTGAATTTTCTACCAGAGTCACCAAATGATgtaaaagaaagaaattatGACTACAGTTATGGAGACGGTACGGTCAATAGAAAACAAACAGTGAATGAAGATCAAGATCAAGAAAACATTAACCCACCACAATGGAAACAACATATGTTATTGAACAATAATTTTACAccaaatcaaaataataaaatcaaaaattccaaaaatttgtttaaaaatCCACAATCTGATTTGATAATCAGTAGTTCGCTAAGTGATATCTCTGGTATTCCAACAAATACGTTCAAAAATCATTCTGGAAATAAagtttattcaaaaaagaCGTCAAACAATCAACACAGTGGTACTGTATTGGGAGGTGAATTCCTggataaagaaaatgtaGACCATACTTTAAATTCTGAACAAGATCCGATCGAAGATGCAAATTTCgtatttgaaaatatgaTGAAAAGAGAGAATAAAATGCATCAGATTCCAAATTTAgcattaaataaacaaatgGAAGATAGAAGTTCCcttaattcaaatgaaattagTGAATATAGTAAAACAGAAGACGAAGATGGAGACGGTATTTTGAATGATAGTGATCCAAGAATATCCGCTCATAATGTGTTCAATGACTTGTTAAAATCAGAGAAGGCTAGACTTGGTACTATTgatgatttgaatattaGAAGACGTATCAGcataacaaataataatcatatTCCATccaataaaaacaaaattaataatgctAATGGTTATAAGAATAATCAGTTAACAGCATATCCAACTAATGTTATAGAAGAAAATGAGGAAGAGGATTCTTCATATCTAGGAGAAGAGCCTTTGCCAATGGGAAATGACAGCAGAGTGAATTTTAACAACAATAGAAAGGAACAAGGAAACAAGAAGTCGCAGATTCCTTTAATCCAGCCTGAAGATATTGGATACGTGTTTAACCATAGAACAGGAGCATGGGAACAACCACAGGAGAATTTTGCACAAGACTATTCTAATAGCAGGACTGTTGAGAATATAACTTTAACATCTACTAACAGTGGATTAatagatgatgataataataatgatattagcaaaaatggaaaattGAACACTTTAGCGTTTtccaataaaaataaaacaagtTCCATACAATCAGAAATCGCCGATCATAAGAACCAATCGATATTAACAGAAGCAGACGACACATCGATTGATACACCAAAGTTAAATCCATTGTTTGTTGTGAAAGATTTTATTACTGAGGATTCAAGAAGCTCATCTggttttaaaaatgataaaaatcGAATATCAACGAATCATAAAAGAGAATTAAGTAATAGGTTTTCACGTCTACCAATACAAGAATCCTCACATATATTCTCTAAGGGAAATACGACAGTTGGCAATGTTACTGGTATATCTCAAATATCTGAAACATCCTTCCATCAAACTAGAAGTGATTTAGTTTCTACTATTACCAATGTTATGGCTCCAATTAGAAAAGAGAAtaatcataataataagattGATTGGAATGATATAAGCAAGATTGATTTGAGTAATTTAGGTATATCAAGTGTTTATGGCATGGATAGTTTTCTACCAAATTTGATTGAACTTAATTTGagtaacaataatattaattcattgaaCGGGTTACCTAAATCAATAGTCCGATTAAATCTTTcgaataatgaaattacaAATGGTTTTTTTGAACTTTCTCATTTACCAAATGTAGAAGAATTATACCTCGCTAACAACAAAATAacttctttattaaattcattcaaaaaaaattgtcaTTTAAGAAAGATCGATTTatctaaaaatgaaatcaCATCAATTGATGAATTCAATAGTATCTCAAAGATAACtgatataaatttatccaagaataatattaaaggtgaaataaattttcaaaaattcaatattgaagagaatgaattaaattataaagttaaaaattgtTGGTCATGtattgaagaattgaatTTCGAAGctaatgatattattaaaatcaaaaatctaaagaatttaaaaaaattaagagTACTAATActtgataataattgtaATCTAGAGAGTAtcgaaaataataatgaaaaacaGCATGAAATGGGTAATTTACGTTACTTGagtattcaaaatatttcaaaaaaattcaaattcaacTCGACTGACGCCAAGTTTTTCTTACCATTTATTAGATTAAGagttttaaaaattgattcaGTTGTAATGACAAAGTTCTTAGAGACCATAAAGAAACAAcagaatattgaaaatgcGTACTCCagatatttttcaaatacaCTAGAAATTTTAGTGATTACAAAGAACGAACAAACGACAGCACCAACACCGACGTTGGTTAATGAActgtttcaatatttacCAAACACACTCCGTGAATTATCATTAgttaatttcaatgaagAATTGATGAACTTGCCAATAAATTTCTCCTCAAGTTTCCCAATAGTACAAACTCTAAATCTGAGAAACAATGGCATTAACAGTCTTTATAAACTGATTTCAAGATTACCATTACCTAGTCTGATCCAATTGAACTTGCAAGACAATCCAATAATTAGAAATTGTAACGATAGTGAATTGAAACAAATCAAAAGTATACTATTTGATATATGTCCGAATTTAAAAGACCTCGAAGTATAA
- the TPHA0N00170 gene encoding calreticulin family protein (similar to Saccharomyces cerevisiae CNE1 (YAL058W); ancestral locus Anc_7.5), which translates to MNIFYSLVCYFKVFLLFFADYTNAERSKFLFEHPELPSNEFQLRNSSFWEPFEGYDGTHKIFGESWISSNYTNKKNNKQNFPSRWTLASAKKLPGFINDTSLTLKDKGEYAMIGHRLDKPIKLDGSNTLVIQYEVKLQDELKCGGAFIKLFPKMMKEDLLNYNLGNIQQKHNQIIFGPDKCIPNFNGLRFGLNRKNPFTEEYELRQLKYPPISKLDNEFKTHLYTLILDSTNQLFEVRIDGKVYTAGNLNDEELFSPGFGSPKFIYDYESEKPEDWDDRILIPDPSAVKPEDWDEEAPYKIIEPDAQKPEEWDESISEYISDPNRSEPSWWNEEVDGEWVAPTIKNPSCYTKSGCGEWKPKMVKNKNYKGKWNQPMIENENYMGEWIPKLVENPWYYEDLTPSIFEEEIGTIVFEFFSGSTNMMFDNVYIGESISEAEQIGNSTFLPKSKLESKEFMLMNQKILDKSRQPLDPNDNYESESSPDNLFDIFFDYIFSRIENGEINFMHIASTIFVIILMALFSQLLNKTTESIEEQEDNTEIINEKENIAIKENPLKIRKK; encoded by the coding sequence TCTCCTATTTTTTGCAGATTACACTAATGCAGAAAGAtccaaatttttatttgagcACCCAGAGCTTCCATCAAATGAATTTCAGTTAAGGAATAGTTCCTTTTGGGAGCCATTCGAAGGATATGATGGAACACACAAGATATTTGGTGAAAGTTGGATCAGTTCAAACTATACCAATAAAAAGaacaataaacaaaattttCCAAGCAGATGGACTCTAGCTAGTGCCAAGAAACTACCTGGTTTTATAAATGATACGTCTTTGACATTGAAGGATAAAGGCGAATATGCAATGATCGGTCATAGATTAGATAAACCAATCAAATTAGATGGTTCTAATACTTTAGTTATACAGTATGAGGTTAAATTACAAGATGAATTAAAATGTGGTGGTGCattcataaaattattCCCTAAAATGATGAAAGAAGACCTTTTAAATTACAACTTAGGAAATATACAACAAAAGcataatcaaataatatttggaCCTGATAAGTGTATTCCAAACTTTAACGGACTTAGATTTGGATTAAATAGAAAGAATCCATTCACAGAAGAATACGAATTAAGACAGTTGAAATATCCTCCAATTTCTAAATTGGACAACGAATTCAAAACACATTTATATACACTAATTCTTGATAGTACAAATCAATTATTCGAAGTAAGAATTGATGGTAAAGTATACACTGCAGGAAATCTGAACGATGAAGAACTGTTTTCACCAGGTTTTGGTAGTcccaaatttatttatgatTATGAATCAGAAAAACCGGAAGATTGGGATGATAGAATTCTAATTCCCGATCCCTCAGCAGTAAAACCAGAGGATTGGGATGAAGAAGCACCATACAAAATCATTGAACCAGATGCACAAAAACCTGAAGAGTGGGACGAATCTATTTCAGAGTACATATCGGATCCAAACAGATCAGAACCAAGTTGGTGGAATGAAGAAGTTGATGGGGAATGGGTTGCTCCGACTATAAAAAATCCATCATGTTATACCAAATCTGGATGCGGTGAATGGAAACCTAAAATGGTCAAAAACAAGAATTATAAAGGTAAATGGAATCAACCAatgattgaaaatgaaaattatatgGGAGAATGGATCCCAAAACTGGTTGAAAACCCTTGGTATTATGAAGATCTTACTCCTAGcatatttgaagaagagaTAGGTACAATTgtctttgaatttttcagtgGGTCTACTAACATGATGTTTGACaatgtatatattggtGAATCTATTTCAGAAGCTGAACAGATAGGAAATTCTACGTTTCTACCCAAAAGCAAATTAGAATCAAAAGAGTTTATGTTAATGAAtcagaaaatattagaCAAATCGAGACAACCTCTCGATCCAAACGACAATTATGAAAGTGAATCTTCACctgataatttatttgatatattttttgattatattttcagTAGGATTGAAAATGGAGAAATCAACTTTATGCATATAGCGTCAACTATTTTTGTTATCATTTTAATGGCATTATTTTCTCAATTGCTCAATAAAACAACTGAATCCATCGAGGAACAGGAAGATAACACAGagataataaatgaaaaggAAAATATAGCTATAAAAGAGAACCCactaaaaataagaaaaaaatga
- the ALD4 gene encoding aldehyde dehydrogenase (NADP(+)) ALD4 (similar to Saccharomyces cerevisiae ALD4 (YOR374W); ancestral locus Anc_7.6): MYSRSVSAAAVASAAAGKKFMVTNNALQFRLFSHLPLSVPIKLPNGLEYEQPTGLFINNKFVPSQQHKTFEVINPSTEDEICHIYEGREDDVDIAVDAASKAFENGSWSTIDPFKRGEALHKLARFIEEDKELIASIESLDNGKSLQNARGDVQLVINYLKSASGIADKIDGKLINSGSGYFNYTKREPLGVCGQIIPWNFPLLMWAWKIAPALVTGNTVVMKTAEATPLSALYVSQYIPKAGIPPGVFNIVSGFGKIVGEAITTHPNIKKVAFTGSTATGKHIYQSAASSLKKVTLELGGKSPNIVFADANLKSAVQNIMTGIYYNSGEVCCAGSRVYVQDTIYDQLIEEIRIAAEGIKVGDPFNEGTFQGAQTSQMQLSKILDYVDIGKKEGATLVTGGERIGNKGYFIKPTIFADVKEDMRIVKEEIFGPFVTISKFSTIDEVIKFGNDSEYGLAAGIHTTNINTAIKVADRLKAGTVWINTYNDFHPCVPFGGFNASGIGREMSMDALDNYLQSKGVRCKIEE, from the coding sequence ATGTACTCAAGATCAGTTTCTGCTGCTGCTGTGGCTTCTGCTGCTGCAGGTAAGAAATTCATGGTTACAAACAACGCTTTACAATTTAGATTGTTTTCACATTTGCCGCTATCGGTTCCGATTAAGTTGCCTAATGGTTTGGAATACGAGCAGCCAACAGGTTTGTTCATCAACAATAAATTCGTTCCATCTCAACAGCATAAAACTTTTGAAGTCATAAACCCTTCTACAGAGGACGAAATCTGTCACATCTATGAAGGTAGAGAAGATGATGTCGATATTGCTGTCGACGCTGCATCAAAGGCCTTTGAAAATGGATCCTGGTCCACCATCGACCCTTTCAAAAGAGGCGAGGCTTTACACAAGTTGGCTAGATTCATAGAGGAAGACAAAGAATTGATCGCTTCCATTGAATCTTTGGACAATGGTAAATCTTTGCAAAATGCAAGGGGTGATGTTCAGTTGGTCATTAACTACTTGAAGTCTGCTTCTGGTATCGCTGATAAAATTGACGGcaaattgattaattcCGGCAGCGGGTATTTCAATTATACAAAGAGAGAACCATTAGGTGTTTGTGGTCAGATTATACCTTGGAATTTCCCACTACTAATGTGGGCTTGGAAAATTGCTCCTGCTTTAGTCACTGGTAACACCGTTGTTATGAAAACAGCCGAAGCTACCCCATTGTCTGCATTGTACGTCTCTCAATATATTCCAAAGGCAGGTATTCCACCAGGTGTCTTTAACATCGTTTCTGGTTTCGGTAAAATTGTTGGTGAAGCCATCACTACTCatccaaatattaaaaaagtCGCTTTCACTGGTTCTACTGCTACTGGTAAACATATTTATCAATCCGCTGCAAGTTCGTTGAAGAAGGTTACTCTTGAATTAGGTGGTAAATCCCCAAATATCGTTTTCGCTGATGCTAACTTAAAGAGTGCtgttcaaaatattatgacTGGTATTTACTATAACTCAGGTGAAGTATGTTGCGCTGGTTCAAGAGTTTATGTTCAAGATACTATTTATGACCaattaattgaagaaattagaaTCGCTGCTGAAGGTATTAAAGTAGGTGACCCATTCAATGAAGGTACTTTCCAAGGTGCTCAAACTTCTCAAATgcaattatcaaaaattttagattATGTTGACATCGGTAAGAAAGAAGGTGCTACTTTAGTCACTGGTGGTGAAAGAATTGGTAATAAAGGTTATTTCATAAAGCCAACAATTTTCGCAGATGTCAAGGAAGACATGAGAATCgttaaagaagaaatctTTGGCCCATTTGTCACCATCTCAAAATTCAGTACCATAGACGAAGTTATTAAGTTTGGTAACGATTCTGAATATGGTTTAGCCGCTGGTATTCATACCACTAACATCAACACCGCTATTAAGGTCGCTGATAGATTAAAGGCTGGTACAGTCTGGATCAACACATACAATGACTTCCATCCTTGTGTTCCATTCGGAGGTTTCAACGCTTCTGGTATTGGTCGTGAAATGTCAATGGATGCTTTAGATAACTACTTACAATCAAAGGGTGTTCGTTGTAAAATTGAAGAGTAA